Proteins encoded within one genomic window of Rossellomorea vietnamensis:
- a CDS encoding YppG family protein: MNSTPYSRQMRFQPYPYHHLQPQNMGPLVNYPTQGMRPPNYGPYQPNYLPQPDGPYTGASSQMNQYQQMNQPQQMNPYFENPLQHKEYNPYQMKAMEQQSYANPYPKASFMAKPSSGGVSGIMNSFKSQDGSLDFNKMMNTTGQMMGAINQVSSLVKGLGGIFKF, translated from the coding sequence ATGAATTCTACACCATATTCGAGACAAATGCGGTTTCAGCCGTACCCATATCACCATTTACAGCCTCAGAATATGGGTCCGTTGGTGAACTATCCGACGCAGGGGATGAGACCGCCGAATTATGGACCTTATCAACCTAATTATTTACCACAGCCGGATGGACCTTATACAGGTGCCTCGAGTCAGATGAATCAATATCAGCAGATGAATCAGCCTCAGCAAATGAATCCATATTTTGAAAATCCTCTTCAGCACAAAGAATATAATCCATATCAAATGAAAGCGATGGAGCAGCAGTCATACGCAAATCCCTACCCGAAAGCGTCTTTTATGGCGAAACCTTCTTCAGGCGGGGTAAGCGGCATCATGAACTCCTTTAAGTCGCAGGACGGATCATTGGATTTCAACAAAATGATGAATACGACAGGACAGATGATGGGTGCCATCAATCAAGTTTCATCTCTTGTAAAAGGCTTAGGCGGGATATTTAAATTCTAG
- a CDS encoding Hsp20/alpha crystallin family protein, protein MSKDSNKGGFGDLMHSMNEFFHERPMKGMLQSIDEFFTSSANPFGSFPVELSEADDHYLVTAELPGVNREQIQLDVFPQYITISVTHKEIYSEENEKHQTIRRKQSMRKSSRTVSFPRTVNEKNVKASYKDGLLSVKVNKESGKRIQIE, encoded by the coding sequence ATGTCCAAGGATTCAAACAAAGGCGGTTTTGGTGACCTGATGCATTCCATGAATGAATTCTTCCATGAAAGACCGATGAAAGGCATGTTACAAAGTATCGATGAATTCTTCACATCTTCTGCCAACCCATTTGGCTCATTCCCCGTTGAATTGAGTGAAGCCGACGATCATTATCTCGTCACTGCAGAACTTCCCGGTGTAAACCGAGAGCAAATACAACTCGATGTGTTTCCTCAGTACATCACGATCTCCGTGACCCATAAAGAAATATATTCAGAAGAAAATGAAAAGCACCAGACAATCAGAAGAAAGCAATCCATGAGAAAAAGCAGCAGGACCGTATCCTTTCCAAGAACCGTTAACGAAAAGAATGTGAAAGCTTCCTATAAAGATGGTTTGTTGTCAGTAAAAGTGAACAAGGAATCTGGAAAGAGGATCCAAATCGAATAA
- a CDS encoding DEAD/DEAH box helicase translates to MFKRNNLQQLIEYFKKDPDFNKQIVHWHTIDEKPAQLVDLPFEIDERIKKALHRRGVGRLYTHQSSAFQLAMEGKSFTAVTPTASGKTLCYNLPVLQTILDQPDSRALYIFPTKALAQDQKSELNEIIAEAEVSINSYTYDGDTAANIRQKVRKAGHIVITNPDMLHSAILPHHTKWVSLFENLKYVIIDELHIYRGVFGSHVSNVIRRLKRICEFYGASPVFICTSATIANPKELAEQLTGTEMNLIDNNGAPSAKKHFVFYNPPIVNKPLNIRRSATLEVRRIAGELLRNKVQTIIFARSRVRVEIILTYLQELVKSQLGAKSIRGYRGGYLPTQRREIERGLRQGDIYGVVSTNALELGVDIGQLQVCIMTGYPGTIASAWQQAGRAGRRHGESLVIMVASSSPLDQFIIEHPDYFFEQTPETARINPDNLIILIDHIKCAAYELPFREGEQFGSHEMEDILEFLVEERVVHKNGDKWYWMNDVFPAHNISLRSASQENVIIIDQTDISAVKVIGEMDRFSAMTLLHDEAIYLHQGVQFQVEKLDWEEKKAFVREVDVDYFTDANLAVQLRVLETDKMRESDMFEVAFGDVTVQAMATIFKKIKFDTHENIGSGPIHLPEEELHTSSSWISLKDAESFSQERLEEGLIGASQSLKSIIPLFVMCDPSDIFVVPQIKAAHNELPTIFIYDRYPGGIGLSEMVYEQIEKILVETTSMIERCPCQSGCPSCIGMEHSMDSAKLDSLKLLRQFLQ, encoded by the coding sequence ATGTTTAAGAGGAACAACCTTCAGCAGTTGATCGAATATTTTAAGAAAGATCCTGATTTCAATAAACAGATTGTTCATTGGCATACCATTGATGAAAAACCTGCTCAATTGGTAGACTTGCCATTTGAAATAGATGAAAGAATTAAAAAAGCGTTGCACAGGAGAGGGGTGGGACGGCTTTATACCCATCAAAGTTCCGCTTTCCAGCTTGCCATGGAAGGGAAAAGTTTCACAGCCGTCACTCCAACCGCTTCTGGTAAGACCCTTTGCTATAATCTCCCTGTGCTTCAAACCATTTTGGATCAGCCGGATTCCCGGGCATTGTATATCTTCCCTACGAAGGCACTTGCCCAGGACCAGAAGAGTGAGCTGAACGAAATCATCGCAGAGGCCGAGGTTTCCATTAATAGCTATACATACGACGGGGACACAGCTGCAAATATCCGTCAAAAGGTGAGGAAGGCCGGACATATCGTCATTACAAATCCTGATATGCTGCATTCGGCGATCCTTCCTCATCATACGAAATGGGTGTCCCTTTTTGAGAACCTGAAATATGTCATTATCGATGAACTTCATATTTATAGAGGGGTGTTTGGATCCCATGTCAGCAATGTGATCAGAAGATTGAAACGCATTTGTGAATTCTATGGAGCTTCCCCCGTATTCATCTGTACATCGGCAACGATTGCCAACCCAAAAGAACTGGCGGAGCAATTGACAGGAACGGAAATGAATTTAATCGACAATAACGGGGCGCCAAGTGCAAAGAAACATTTCGTCTTCTACAATCCCCCCATCGTCAATAAACCCCTCAATATCCGTCGCAGTGCAACGCTCGAGGTGAGGAGAATCGCTGGCGAGCTATTGAGAAATAAAGTGCAAACCATCATATTCGCGAGAAGCAGGGTACGGGTGGAGATCATTCTGACCTATTTACAAGAGTTGGTGAAAAGTCAATTAGGCGCGAAATCGATCAGGGGCTATCGGGGGGGGTATCTTCCCACCCAGCGAAGAGAAATTGAAAGAGGCTTGAGGCAGGGTGATATATATGGCGTTGTCAGTACAAATGCCCTTGAACTGGGTGTCGACATCGGCCAATTGCAAGTATGTATCATGACGGGATACCCCGGCACGATCGCAAGTGCCTGGCAGCAGGCAGGAAGGGCAGGGAGAAGACATGGTGAGTCCCTGGTCATCATGGTGGCGAGCTCCAGTCCGCTGGATCAATTCATCATCGAACACCCGGATTATTTCTTTGAGCAGACTCCTGAAACTGCACGGATCAATCCTGATAATTTAATCATTCTCATCGATCATATCAAATGTGCTGCTTATGAGCTGCCCTTCAGGGAAGGAGAGCAATTTGGCAGTCATGAAATGGAAGATATACTGGAATTTCTCGTAGAAGAGCGGGTCGTTCATAAAAATGGAGACAAGTGGTATTGGATGAACGATGTTTTCCCTGCACATAACATCAGTCTTCGTTCGGCGTCACAGGAAAATGTCATCATCATCGATCAAACTGATATTTCAGCCGTGAAGGTCATTGGGGAAATGGACCGTTTCTCAGCCATGACTTTACTTCATGATGAAGCGATCTATTTACATCAAGGTGTTCAGTTTCAAGTAGAGAAGCTGGACTGGGAAGAAAAGAAGGCATTCGTAAGGGAAGTGGATGTGGATTATTTTACGGACGCCAATCTGGCCGTTCAATTAAGGGTACTCGAAACAGACAAAATGAGAGAGTCAGACATGTTCGAAGTTGCATTCGGGGATGTGACCGTTCAAGCGATGGCCACGATTTTCAAGAAAATCAAATTTGATACCCATGAAAATATCGGATCAGGTCCGATTCATCTACCTGAAGAGGAGCTCCATACAAGTTCCAGCTGGATTTCATTAAAAGACGCAGAATCTTTCAGCCAGGAAAGACTTGAAGAGGGGCTTATCGGGGCTTCCCAAAGCTTGAAATCGATCATCCCATTATTTGTCATGTGCGACCCGAGCGATATTTTTGTGGTTCCACAAATCAAGGCTGCCCATAATGAGCTGCCGACCATCTTTATTTACGACCGGTATCCTGGCGGCATCGGGCTCAGTGAAATGGTATATGAACAGATAGAGAAGATTCTTGTTGAGACGACTTCCATGATTGAACGATGCCCATGCCAAAGCGGGTGTCCGTCCTGTATCGGGATGGAGCATTCTATGGATTCTGCCAAACTCGATTCTTTGAAACTTCTTCGTCAATTCCTTCAATGA
- a CDS encoding ribonuclease H-like domain-containing protein, with the protein MSLKNKLTRMKKHIIREEDGEPAARPADHSADLPFWDLWKENGTTAYFLDDDFCLVREKRYPIHHQHGDYTFKDFIKAVDAWQGFTGEHPLSSKGLSHEDMFFFDTETTGLGGGVGNTIFLLGHGRVTDKEVIVTQHFLPQPGSEIPLYHSFLSNVDYNTLVTYNGKAFDWPQVKTRHTLIKDHVPKLPGFGHFDLYHGSRRLFKHKLDSVKLINVERNILGFNRIDDVPGYLAPMIYFDYIERRDPEGIFKVMTHNELDILSLITLYTHLTFQLLNVHDKATGHERFEVGRWLEYTGNGKIAKERYEEIIKENGEPNFKAVHQLALQYKKEKREQKAIELWEGIHENAPVPIRKVVLLELAKLYEHKTKDLQRALEMCSRLLALKESIGETNGKHHTIIGNLNHRKARIEKKIDKHIGFVTRRSEEENL; encoded by the coding sequence ATGTCATTGAAAAATAAATTAACCAGAATGAAAAAGCATATTATCCGGGAAGAAGACGGGGAGCCTGCAGCACGGCCTGCAGACCATTCAGCAGATCTGCCCTTTTGGGATCTATGGAAAGAAAATGGAACGACTGCGTATTTTCTTGATGATGATTTCTGCCTGGTAAGGGAAAAGCGTTATCCCATTCACCACCAGCATGGGGATTACACGTTCAAGGATTTTATTAAAGCCGTTGATGCATGGCAGGGGTTTACAGGGGAACATCCCTTGTCTTCCAAAGGGCTTAGTCATGAAGATATGTTTTTTTTCGATACGGAAACGACAGGACTTGGCGGAGGGGTGGGAAATACCATCTTCCTATTGGGGCATGGAAGGGTAACGGATAAAGAAGTGATCGTCACGCAGCACTTCCTGCCGCAGCCGGGAAGCGAAATCCCTTTATACCACAGCTTCTTGAGCAATGTGGATTACAATACCCTGGTGACGTACAATGGGAAAGCCTTTGATTGGCCACAGGTCAAGACAAGGCATACCCTTATTAAGGATCATGTACCGAAACTGCCTGGATTTGGGCATTTTGACCTTTACCACGGTTCCAGAAGACTCTTTAAGCATAAATTGGACTCCGTCAAGCTCATAAACGTAGAACGGAACATCCTTGGGTTTAACAGGATTGATGATGTGCCCGGATACCTTGCACCCATGATTTATTTCGACTATATCGAGCGTAGAGATCCAGAAGGGATCTTCAAGGTCATGACCCACAACGAGCTGGATATCTTATCCCTTATCACGCTTTATACCCACCTGACGTTCCAGCTCTTGAACGTCCATGACAAGGCGACAGGGCATGAACGGTTCGAAGTCGGCAGATGGCTCGAGTATACGGGTAACGGGAAAATAGCCAAGGAACGCTACGAGGAAATCATTAAAGAGAACGGAGAGCCGAACTTTAAGGCAGTACACCAGCTTGCCCTTCAATATAAAAAAGAAAAACGGGAACAAAAGGCGATTGAGTTGTGGGAGGGCATCCATGAGAACGCACCTGTTCCCATACGGAAAGTGGTCCTGTTGGAATTGGCCAAATTGTATGAGCACAAAACAAAGGACCTGCAGCGTGCTCTGGAGATGTGCAGCCGCCTTCTGGCCCTGAAGGAAAGTATAGGGGAAACAAATGGGAAGCACCACACGATAATAGGAAATCTGAATCACCGCAAGGCTAGGATCGAGAAGAAAATAGACAAACATATAGGTTTTGTTACCCGAAGGAGCGAAGAGGAAAATTTATAG
- a CDS encoding spore coat protein: MTTYEVPHIHPTHTTNVNNVMYQHKHYFPHTQSQVDSVSHQQFNCGGGPGGPVGPVGPGGPGFGPRPRPPFGPYGMGR; the protein is encoded by the coding sequence ATGACTACCTATGAGGTGCCTCATATTCACCCGACACACACAACCAATGTGAATAATGTCATGTATCAACATAAACATTATTTCCCTCACACTCAATCTCAAGTAGACAGTGTGTCTCACCAGCAGTTTAATTGTGGTGGGGGACCAGGAGGCCCAGTAGGACCAGTAGGACCAGGAGGCCCGGGATTCGGCCCTCGTCCAAGACCACCATTCGGACCATACGGTATGGGAAGATAA
- a CDS encoding DUF1273 domain-containing protein — protein MGNVACITGYKSFELGIFKQDDKAVHYIKQALKKELVSLLDEGLEWVLISGQLGVELWGAEVVFELQEDYADLKLAVLTPFISQEENWNEQNKEYYELILSQADFVETISKDPYKNPQQFRNKNQLFLHKSHSCVILYDEEKEGSPKYFYEEAKKKKQSDPSFDLRAISFHDLQWIVEEEQWKTD, from the coding sequence GTGGGGAATGTTGCATGCATTACTGGATATAAATCCTTTGAATTAGGAATTTTCAAGCAGGATGACAAAGCGGTTCATTACATAAAGCAAGCATTGAAGAAAGAACTGGTATCCCTCCTGGATGAAGGATTGGAATGGGTCCTTATCAGCGGGCAGCTTGGCGTAGAGCTCTGGGGAGCGGAAGTTGTATTTGAGCTTCAGGAAGACTACGCTGATCTTAAACTTGCCGTACTGACCCCTTTTATTTCTCAGGAGGAAAACTGGAACGAACAGAATAAGGAATACTATGAGCTGATTCTTTCTCAAGCCGATTTTGTCGAAACCATCTCGAAAGATCCTTATAAGAATCCTCAGCAGTTCCGTAACAAGAATCAATTATTTTTACACAAAAGCCATTCGTGTGTGATCCTATACGATGAGGAAAAAGAAGGTTCGCCTAAATATTTCTATGAAGAAGCGAAAAAAAAGAAACAATCCGACCCATCTTTTGACCTCAGGGCAATCAGCTTCCATGATTTACAGTGGATCGTTGAAGAAGAACAGTGGAAGACAGACTGA
- the gpsB gene encoding cell division regulator GpsB — protein sequence MISDKVKLTAKDILEKEFKSGMRGYKPEDVDKFLDLIIKDYETFHQEIEDLQQENLRLKKQAEGALKQQRSAAPPQQTGTTNFDILKRLSNLEKHVFGNKLYD from the coding sequence ATGATCTCAGATAAAGTGAAGTTAACGGCAAAGGATATTCTCGAAAAAGAGTTCAAAAGTGGAATGCGGGGATATAAGCCGGAAGATGTGGATAAATTTTTAGATTTGATTATTAAAGACTATGAAACCTTTCATCAGGAGATAGAAGACTTACAGCAGGAAAACCTGCGATTGAAAAAGCAGGCTGAGGGTGCTTTGAAACAACAGCGTTCAGCGGCACCGCCTCAACAGACCGGAACCACGAATTTCGATATTTTAAAACGTTTATCTAATTTAGAGAAACACGTTTTTGGTAACAAATTATACGACTGA
- a CDS encoding THUMP domain-containing class I SAM-dependent RNA methyltransferase, with the protein MSTYTLIATAAMGLESIVAKEVKELGYECQVENGKVIFKGDETAIARANMWLRTADRIKIFVGEFKAYSFDELFENTKKLPWEDFLPVDAEFPVQGKSVKSKLYSVPDCQAIVKKAIVERLRTAYKRTSWLDETGPLFKLEVAIHKDVASITLDTSGQGLHKRGYRIGQGEAPLKETLAAALIQLTTWNPDRPFVDPFCGSGTIAIEAALIGQNIAPGFNREFLSEEWPLMPADVWEKTRLEAEDLANYDQPLEILGTDIDHRMIEVSKENALEAGLGDLVKFKQMQVRDFTSELEYGIIVGNPPYGERLGERKEVEKMYQEMGRAFEKLDTWSVYMLTSHENFEQCYGKQATKKRKLFNGFIRTDYYQFFGPRPPRK; encoded by the coding sequence ATGAGTACATATACGTTGATTGCAACGGCAGCGATGGGCTTAGAATCCATTGTTGCCAAAGAAGTGAAGGAATTGGGATATGAATGTCAGGTCGAAAATGGAAAGGTCATCTTCAAGGGAGATGAAACGGCCATTGCAAGGGCCAATATGTGGTTGAGAACCGCAGATAGGATTAAAATCTTTGTCGGTGAGTTCAAGGCGTATTCCTTTGACGAACTATTTGAAAATACAAAGAAGCTTCCCTGGGAGGACTTTCTCCCTGTAGATGCAGAGTTCCCGGTGCAGGGGAAATCCGTCAAATCAAAACTTTACAGTGTTCCGGACTGTCAGGCCATCGTGAAAAAAGCGATAGTGGAACGGCTGCGAACGGCTTACAAGCGAACGTCATGGCTGGACGAAACCGGCCCACTATTCAAGCTTGAAGTGGCCATCCATAAAGACGTGGCAAGCATTACCCTGGATACAAGTGGTCAAGGTCTCCATAAACGGGGTTATAGAATCGGACAAGGTGAAGCGCCTTTAAAGGAAACGCTGGCAGCTGCCCTGATTCAATTAACGACATGGAATCCCGACCGTCCCTTCGTGGATCCATTCTGCGGTTCAGGGACCATTGCCATCGAAGCTGCGCTGATCGGACAAAATATCGCTCCCGGCTTCAATCGTGAATTTCTGTCAGAAGAGTGGCCGTTGATGCCTGCCGATGTGTGGGAGAAAACGCGTCTGGAAGCCGAGGATTTGGCAAACTATGATCAGCCCCTTGAAATACTGGGTACCGACATCGATCATCGAATGATTGAAGTTTCCAAAGAGAATGCCCTGGAAGCAGGACTTGGGGACCTGGTGAAATTCAAGCAAATGCAAGTGCGGGATTTCACTTCGGAATTAGAATACGGCATCATCGTCGGAAACCCTCCATACGGTGAACGTCTAGGTGAACGGAAAGAAGTAGAGAAGATGTATCAAGAAATGGGAAGGGCCTTTGAAAAATTGGATACATGGTCTGTTTACATGCTGACGTCCCATGAAAATTTTGAACAATGCTACGGGAAACAAGCTACAAAAAAACGGAAATTGTTCAATGGATTTATAAGGACAGACTATTATCAATTCTTCGGGCCGCGCCCCCCAAGAAAGTGA
- a CDS encoding ATP-dependent DNA helicase — translation MRRKLPFELTKEQSFYEALSDWVGDVFYDILPEKGFDLRDEQVFMAFQLNQAYKNKQVMFAEAGVGTGKTLVYLLYALSYARYTGKPAIIACADETLIEQIVKKEGDIEKLENALDLDIDVRLAKSREQYLCIKKLEENASQKDVYQDMWEELPGFVHDNSSMRSFTHYGDRKEYAGLSDEEWNSVGWDSLQDCMSCAYRHRCGLTLHREHYRNASDLIICSHDFYMEHIWTKDSRKREGQLPLLPEASSVVFDEGHLLEFASQKAMTYRMRMETLEGLLEKLSSSDMREETLYIIEDIMLDNEKWFGLLEKESKGETGSDRQYIKRSEAILQQARSLTEKIENLLNELVFESEMYVMDDYLLKVVEEYLEQIQYSLKLFLDDEKGIYWLETSEEEHTFVVMPRLVEEILKEQVFSQNIPFIFSSATLSYNGDFSYVSRSLGIETYEKFSVESPYEYEEMMRAHIPSLDSGVDSKNQYVWERLQSNQGKSLILFTSKDEMNAFRAYQIQQADQNWSVIYEGDREISDTVEQFQQETSTVLCSYHLWEGLDVPGDSLSQVIIYSLPFPPKDPVFDAKRKHATHYVEEVDLPYMMLRLRQGIGRLIRTSDDKGSVHVLLNDDETPYRELAESVLPVGIEVLNV, via the coding sequence ATGAGAAGAAAATTACCATTCGAATTAACCAAGGAGCAATCCTTTTATGAAGCATTATCCGATTGGGTCGGGGATGTTTTTTATGATATATTGCCTGAGAAAGGGTTTGATCTGCGGGATGAACAGGTTTTCATGGCCTTTCAACTAAATCAGGCATACAAGAATAAGCAGGTCATGTTTGCAGAAGCAGGTGTTGGTACGGGGAAAACCCTTGTGTATCTGTTATATGCTCTTTCCTATGCAAGGTATACGGGAAAGCCTGCCATCATTGCTTGTGCGGATGAAACCCTCATCGAGCAGATCGTCAAAAAAGAAGGGGATATAGAGAAGCTTGAGAATGCACTGGATCTTGATATAGATGTCCGTCTGGCCAAATCGAGGGAGCAATATCTTTGTATCAAGAAGTTAGAAGAGAATGCTTCTCAAAAGGATGTCTATCAGGATATGTGGGAAGAATTGCCGGGCTTCGTCCATGACAATTCCTCCATGAGGAGCTTCACTCATTACGGGGATCGTAAAGAATATGCCGGCTTGTCAGATGAAGAGTGGAATTCTGTAGGCTGGGATTCCCTCCAGGACTGCATGTCCTGTGCCTATCGTCATCGCTGCGGTCTTACGCTTCATCGTGAGCATTACCGGAATGCGTCTGACTTGATCATCTGTTCCCATGATTTTTATATGGAACATATCTGGACGAAAGACAGCAGAAAGCGGGAAGGTCAGCTGCCGCTCCTTCCGGAAGCAAGCTCAGTCGTCTTTGACGAAGGGCATCTGTTGGAATTTGCTTCACAAAAAGCGATGACCTACCGGATGAGGATGGAGACTCTTGAGGGACTGTTAGAAAAGCTGTCTTCATCTGATATGAGGGAGGAGACTCTTTATATCATTGAAGATATCATGCTCGACAATGAAAAGTGGTTCGGGCTTCTGGAGAAAGAATCCAAAGGGGAAACTGGATCCGACAGGCAGTATATCAAGCGCTCAGAAGCGATTTTGCAGCAGGCCAGATCTCTTACTGAAAAGATCGAGAACCTCTTGAATGAGCTTGTTTTTGAAAGCGAAATGTATGTGATGGATGATTACCTGTTAAAAGTAGTGGAAGAATATCTGGAACAGATTCAGTATTCTTTGAAACTGTTCTTAGATGATGAAAAAGGAATCTACTGGCTGGAAACATCAGAGGAAGAACACACCTTTGTTGTGATGCCGAGATTAGTCGAGGAAATTCTAAAAGAACAGGTTTTCAGTCAAAACATCCCATTCATCTTTTCTTCAGCCACCCTTTCCTATAATGGGGACTTTTCTTATGTGTCCCGATCACTGGGGATTGAGACATATGAAAAATTTTCAGTGGAATCCCCTTATGAATATGAGGAGATGATGAGAGCACATATTCCTTCATTGGATTCCGGTGTCGATTCGAAAAATCAATATGTTTGGGAAAGATTACAGAGTAATCAAGGAAAATCATTGATTCTTTTTACATCCAAGGATGAGATGAACGCCTTTAGGGCCTATCAGATTCAGCAGGCGGATCAAAACTGGAGTGTCATCTATGAAGGTGACCGTGAGATCAGTGATACGGTGGAACAGTTCCAGCAGGAAACGTCTACGGTCCTATGTTCCTATCACCTATGGGAAGGATTGGACGTGCCGGGGGATTCCCTTTCACAAGTGATCATTTACTCACTTCCTTTCCCGCCAAAAGACCCCGTCTTTGATGCGAAAAGAAAGCATGCCACCCATTACGTGGAAGAGGTGGATCTTCCTTACATGATGCTTCGTCTGAGACAGGGAATCGGACGTCTGATCCGGACAAGTGATGACAAGGGGAGTGTTCACGTTCTGCTGAATGATGATGAAACCCCGTATAGAGAATTGGCAGAGTCCGTCCTTCCCGTTGGAATCGAAGTGTTGAACGTATAA
- a CDS encoding carboxypeptidase M32 — MKESILETKDQFHEYAKKMSAYNEALGLMFWDLRTGAPKNGAEQRSEVIGMLSSELFEMSTSNEMAAYLAKLSPVMDQLDPMTQKLIEECQKEYDRNKKIPASEYREYVVLQSKAEGKWEEAKEKADFDMFKPYLEKLVAFTKRFIDYWGYEGNKYNTLLDMYEPGVTVEVLDKVFGDLRDQIVPLVHKISKSEHKPKTDFLFEHFPKERQKDFSLKILEQIGYDFNSGRLDETVHPFAIGLNPGDVRVTTKYDEKDWRTAVFGTIHEGGHALYEQNISKDLMGTPLCTGTSMGIHESQSLFYENFVGRNHSFWKQNYALLKDYSTGQFDSVELDDFYRAINESKPSLIRIEADELTYALHIIIRYEIEKGLFNDEIEVKDLPEIWNQKYEEYLGIRPSHNGEGVLQDVHWAGGSFGYFPSYALGYMYAAQLKRAMVEDIPHYEELLEKGDLAPVREWLTEHVHQWGKMKKPLEIIREVTGEGLNAQYLADYLTEKYSKVYSLN, encoded by the coding sequence ATGAAAGAATCTATACTAGAGACAAAAGATCAATTTCACGAATATGCAAAAAAAATGTCGGCCTACAACGAAGCACTTGGGTTGATGTTCTGGGATTTGCGTACAGGCGCACCGAAAAATGGGGCGGAACAACGGTCAGAAGTGATTGGGATGCTTTCATCGGAGTTGTTCGAGATGTCCACTTCCAATGAAATGGCCGCTTACTTAGCGAAACTATCTCCAGTGATGGATCAACTGGATCCCATGACACAAAAACTGATAGAAGAGTGTCAAAAAGAGTACGATCGAAATAAAAAGATTCCCGCCTCTGAATACAGAGAATACGTGGTATTGCAGTCGAAAGCGGAAGGGAAATGGGAAGAAGCGAAGGAAAAAGCGGATTTTGATATGTTCAAGCCTTATTTAGAAAAGCTTGTGGCTTTCACAAAACGCTTCATTGATTATTGGGGATACGAAGGTAATAAATACAATACATTACTGGATATGTATGAGCCGGGTGTGACGGTAGAGGTATTGGATAAGGTGTTTGGAGATCTTCGTGATCAGATCGTCCCACTCGTACATAAGATTTCAAAATCGGAACATAAGCCTAAAACCGATTTCCTTTTTGAACACTTTCCAAAGGAACGTCAAAAGGATTTCAGTTTAAAAATCCTTGAACAAATCGGGTATGATTTCAATTCAGGAAGACTGGATGAAACGGTCCATCCGTTCGCGATTGGTTTGAACCCTGGTGATGTAAGGGTAACAACTAAATATGACGAAAAGGATTGGAGGACAGCCGTCTTCGGAACCATCCACGAGGGTGGACATGCCCTGTATGAACAGAACATTTCAAAGGATTTAATGGGCACCCCCCTATGTACGGGCACATCCATGGGTATCCATGAGTCTCAATCCCTTTTTTATGAAAATTTTGTTGGAAGGAACCATTCTTTCTGGAAGCAAAATTATGCGTTATTGAAGGATTATTCGACTGGACAGTTTGATTCTGTTGAATTGGACGATTTCTACAGAGCGATCAATGAATCGAAGCCTTCATTGATCCGGATCGAAGCTGATGAATTAACATATGCCCTGCATATCATCATCCGCTATGAAATTGAAAAAGGGTTGTTCAATGATGAGATTGAAGTGAAGGATCTTCCTGAAATCTGGAATCAGAAGTATGAAGAATACTTAGGTATCCGTCCTTCCCATAATGGAGAAGGTGTCCTCCAGGATGTCCATTGGGCAGGTGGAAGCTTTGGTTACTTTCCGTCATACGCGCTTGGGTATATGTATGCTGCTCAGTTAAAGCGTGCAATGGTAGAAGATATTCCCCATTATGAAGAGCTCCTGGAAAAAGGGGATCTTGCTCCCGTGAGAGAATGGTTGACCGAGCATGTTCATCAATGGGGCAAGATGAAAAAACCGCTTGAAATCATCAGGGAAGTGACTGGAGAAGGGCTCAATGCCCAATACTTGGCCGATTATTTAACGGAGAAGTATTCAAAGGTATATTCCTTAAATTAA
- a CDS encoding GyrI-like domain-containing protein: MEINVASLEDKLLVGIGWTGPYGRGSEIPRLFTKFQQMIPSIHHINGDECIYAPFHDRATDFTYYCTVEVDRVEKLPPGLVELSLPAGEYAHALYEGLSTEVEQAYFAIFNWIKENGYEKDYSRLSVEKYLSQDREINETEDKRKLELFVPIKLK, encoded by the coding sequence ATGGAAATTAATGTAGCATCACTAGAGGATAAATTGCTTGTTGGAATAGGCTGGACAGGTCCATATGGAAGAGGGTCCGAGATCCCGAGACTATTCACGAAGTTTCAACAGATGATCCCATCCATTCACCATATAAATGGAGATGAATGCATATACGCACCATTCCATGATAGGGCGACTGATTTTACGTATTATTGTACCGTTGAGGTGGATCGTGTGGAGAAGCTGCCACCGGGGTTGGTGGAACTGTCACTTCCTGCAGGTGAATATGCACATGCCCTTTATGAAGGGCTGTCGACGGAAGTGGAACAAGCCTATTTCGCCATCTTTAATTGGATTAAAGAGAATGGGTATGAAAAAGACTACTCCAGACTGAGTGTCGAGAAGTACCTATCCCAGGACCGTGAAATCAACGAAACGGAAGATAAAAGGAAATTAGAGCTGTTTGTCCCAATTAAACTGAAATAA